The sequence GCTGACAACTTGggggtttgtttatttttaagagtGTCTGGGACATGTTTTTACATGAACATGTGCATTGGACTAGGCAGCACATGTTGAAATATCCTTAATGCTAATATTAATACTACTGTTTCAATACAAATTATTGTACCATTTTACGATTAGAATAGCAAGAAAACTGCTGCATATGGCGGCTTATTGAGGGAGGTGGAATGTCCCCACCTATGCCTGGCATCCACTACCTACTTGTTTTAAGTACCTATGTACTTAGACACATTTGTTCACATCTACCTACTTATATTCCTACCTAGCCTATTACCTATCAATTACATTTGCCAACTTATTTTCCATCTGAACTACTTACCAAACATAGCTACCTAGCTACCTTCGTACCCTACCTACTGTACTCTGTAGTATCTAATCATCAATTATATTTGTCAGAATTTTATGGGACAGCCACCTTGGTGGCTGGAatctcaaataaaaatggcatAAAAATCAAAGTTTGCCATAACATTATTTGATATTTATCATTTATCTGTATTTTCTCTTTCATTGCAAAACTGTAAGCATCTTAAGCCTTTATGAGTCCAGCTTtccttcaaataaataatcatgGAATTCAAGCGCAGGTCGGATTGGATGGTTCGGCGGGCCGTATTCGGCCCACGCGCCCCCAGTTGGTCACCGATTTACAGCTATCTATGGCGAGCTATGCATTTAGTATCTGTGATTTCAGTGGTGACTTAATccacttttttaattaaatgaattaaactaattgattaaaaacagaGTTCTGCAGTTGTAGTTTAAACTGATCTGTGATTCCAGAGGGCCTGGGCAGATTGGAGTGACGTGTGTAAAGATATGCAAACATCCATCGTTGAAAAGCTTTTAATTGAGGAGAAGACGGTTGGGTGTAAATTCATACATATTAATAGAACAAATTGAAATTGTAAATATGGATCAATGTTTCTAATGGGCCACCTGAGAAAGCCTTGCTGACCACTGCCAATGACACACCAAGCtatacataaacacaaagagCATTattcaaaagacaaagaaagtaTCTATGTTTTAAACTTTATCTATAAAGTACTATTCATACAGAAGAACTCAAACTgcgtcacatttaaaaaaaatcaaaagaagcAAATGAAGAACTCACACAAGCTATTTGTTGATTTGCAAAATGAGTTGGCACGAGCGTAAGAGTCATAAAATGCTCCCCGACTTCTCACGCCATGCTGCACGTTACATGCACGTGACCTCACGTCTGCCCCCTGAATGGGCGACTATTGTGCGATGACACAGTGGCACTTTGGAGTGAATAACAAACTTCTTTCTATTCACGCTTCACATGCCGCCGCTGCCGTTTCCtcaaataacaaataacaaattaaAGCGGTGGAAATTGCTGGTTAATTTTCACGGCGAGTGAATAAATGAGTCGCTTGGGAGGCAACACCTATTTTCACTCACATGCTGGGGGGATTACGCGACAGGTAGAGTAACAGGGTGTTTCCACCGCTCCTTGGTTACCGTGACAACTGTGACAAGTGAACAGGCACTCGTTGTGTCCTTGTCACAGTATTTCCATCCTTTTAAAAACATCTATTCACACACATACTTGTTCACTTACATCATGTATCAATATGGGGGACACCCTTGCTACAGGTCATAAATGTTCAAAGTGTTTCTAAATATTTCTGTAACATTTAAAGGCTGCCCCTGGTCAATATTGCTTTTGTCATTCATTTACCAAGAGGAAAATTATGACGTTAGTTCTGTTTTGTATGCAGTTGACGCAGGATTTCCTGCATTGCTTTATTAGCAAAACATAAGTTAAATATTTCCTCTCATCTTGACACCATAccagaaaaaatattattatgtGTGACGGAACTGTTTATGTTTGAgggcaaatacaaaaaacacaaatattcaaacaggTATGTGCATGACATTCGACAGCAGCACAATGACGTGTattcatgcatttattaatacTTAGACACTGGAGAGGTTTTCATTCAACACTGTTTACTACTGTGGTGGAGAACTAGATCAGTTGTCAATCAAATGCCCTGGCACACTCGTCTCGAGAGATCTTTGAGTAAATTGTGAtgagatttttgtttggtgctgTGCAATGAGATTTGACGTTGATAGTCTTTTTAGATGGATATCTATTTAAAGCAAATCTTGCCCTCTGGAAAATTTTAACCCCTAAGGAAATTTAGTGAACATCCCCATTGCTACAAATAGACACGTGACCCTCCAGCACGAAACTGGTTGAACGTTGTTTAACTGTGTTTTGAACCAGAGCCCCAAAAGCATCAAATATGTGAAAATGAACGATTTTCTGATTTGTGATTCACACACTGGAAAAATAagtaagttttgtttttttcccaaaaatcaTCAATACAGTAAATCTGGTAGTGTAACGCAAATGATAACAAAATTGGGACAATCCTTTTCAGTCCAGAGGAAAATCACTCAAATCACTCACATTCCTCTGAGAGACTCTTGTCATGTCTGGCTTGTGTTGTCATGACAACAAGATCCATTCCGTTTCAAAGACTATCTCTCATCGGGGTAGTAGACAGTGACACAGTCCTGTCAAAATTACCAGTCGACTGAGAAAAGGTCAGAGATCCAAAGGAAAAGCGCATCAGTGGCGCGGACGGTGTCAGGATGTGGCTGGGAATTCCGAAAACAACAGCCAACAAGTCTTGAGTAAAGCACCAATGGGAATGAGGCTGAACTTTGATGACAGGATGGAAATCGGTGATGCAAGGAATGACTGAATGACAAAACTACATTATTCATACAACAAGGACTTTTATTTATGGACAGCGCCACTACACAGTAAAAATCATGTGGGTTACATCATGGTCTAGAAAATGTAGGAAGATATGTTTCATGTTTAGGCATAAAGCCAGCTGCTGGGAGGCAAATTTATATCAACATTATTTTGGCTATGATTCAGTGAGCCACTCTTACTTGTGTCAACTGTACTTGTAGCATATGTTTTGTATGTAGATGTTTGAATGCTTGTCAGCCTCGTCACACCCCAACAATCAATGCACTTGACAGTTACACtcaaaaagcaatttttcaaaaagatttAGTGTCGCTTTTACAAGTTTTACAACTTTCAACTAATAGTAGAACAAAATTTTAAAGTATTAATGAATATCAATATTAATactaaaattatatatatatatatataatactgaatatattaatataatatagcgttaatattaatattaattcatattaatatattatatattaatattattttacatGAATTGAGAGTAATGTCAATACAGCATAGTTGGAatattctggaaaaaaaaactgcaattataataaatatatcacAGAAAGAAACGTGATATAATTGCTGATGTGGAGAGTTTCAGGATTTTTCTCAAAGTATTACAATTTTATTATCTTTGATTATCACAGATGCATTCACTTaacattccaaaaaaacattacctgCATTTTcctcatgacaaaaaaatcaatcaaaactcACTTTTACCATTTACTTTCTTTTCAGTGCagctgaaataaaatgaagaaaaaatgctaaaatacattttaatatagaagACTGTAGCCAGCTGTACACACTACAAACTATGTATCATTTCTCTAGAAAAGTATCTTATTAACGGCATATGAGAATATATTTCTTGACGCAATAAAATACCAAATCATATAGTTTTGACCAATTGAAGCTGCTGTCCATCCTTGTGCAAGTCATATTCTCTCCTTCCAACACAGGCCTTGGCCATGCCGCTCCTTCGGCCCCCATTTCTCCTGACCCTGCTGCAACTTGTAGTACTTCCATATGTTACTGATGGGAAGTACTACGGACAAAATCAACACCCTCAAGCATACCAGCAGCAGATGCAAATGCAACACCTCCAACACATGGGCATGGGCAATGAAGGCTACCCCCAGCAACAGTACATTGGCAAAGATGTGCCCTATATGCACTATCCCCAGTACCGGAAGGAACTCCCCCAGATGCCCATGACGAAGGGCAAAGAAAAGGCTCGCAAAGGCGGTGGCTATTACGGTGGACAAGACAAAGGTGAGtaactttttttaacaccCATTGGCATAAAAGCCACATCAATGGAAGTTGTGGTCCTCCTGAGAAACATTATCCCAATCATGcacaatttaatattatgtatTGTATGTGTGCATTGATCACAGGTCAGACAATCCCAAGTGGTGCTGAGGGGATTCCCCAAGGACAACCAGGTCCAGTTGGGCCACCTGGGCCAGAAGGACCTATAGGTCCACCTGGACCTCCAGGTAATGGCCAACCAGGACCACCAGGGCTACCTGGACCACCTGGTCAACCAGGAGTACCTGGGATGGCTAAAACAGGGTTGCCAGGACAACCAGGCAGACCGGGAGGACTCGGTCAGCTTGGACCGCAAGGAGAAATGGGCCCTAGAGGTGAATCGGGTCAGTCGGGACAACCTGGACGTCAGGGTCCACCAGGACCACCTGGGCTGCCTGGAATAGGGAAACCAGGAGTCCAGGGACTGCCAGGACAACCAGGGATGAAAGGAGAGCCAGGGCACAAAGGACTACCAGGACTTCCTGGATTACAAGGACCAAAAGGCGACAAAGGTATGGGGCAGCCAGGGCAACCAGGTCATAAAGGTCTACCAGGACCCCAAGGCCCTGCTGGACCAAGAGGACTACCTGGTTTTGGAAAACCAGGTTTGAATGGGATGCCAGGTCCACAAGGCCCTCCGGGAGAAAAGGGGCATCCAGGACTGAAAGGACTAACTGGGCTACCAGGTGAAGGAGGACCACCGGGCCCACCTGGTCTACCAGGGCAAGGAAAACCAGGTCAAAATGGTCTACCAGGTCAGCCCGGCATGCAGGGCGGGAAAGGTCATCCAGGACCACCTGGCTTGCCAGGGAAGCCAGGACTGCCTGGCTTTGGTAAACCAGGCCTCCAAGGACCAAAGGGTGAAAAAGGTATGAATGGCCCACCTGGACTCCCAGGACCAAACGGAGATAAAGGCCATGCAGGATTACCTGGTATGACCGGACCTGCTGGGCCAAGTGGTCAACCAGGCCCTCCAGGACCCAAGGGGCCATCAGGGGGTGTAGGCTTACCGGGTCCAAAAGGAGAATGTGGTGAGGGAGGACCTAAAGGGATTGATGGGATCCGGGGTGACGCCGGTACGGCTGGATTACCCGGTACTGATGGCTTACCTGGAGAACGTGGAAGTCCAGGGCTGAGAGGTCCACAAGGACCAAGTGGTGCCAAAGGGGAAAATGGACATAAAGGCCTTCCGGGCCTGCCAGGTCCTTCAGGACTTCCTGGCCCCAAAGGTGAAGGTGGATATCCTGGAGAAATGGGACCTCAAGGTCCTAAAGGAATCCCTGGTATGGACGGTGTAGCAGGCCCAATTGGATCACCTGGAATTCAAGGACCAAAAGGAGCGTTCGGTCCTCCTGGTCTGCCAGGCGTTGCAGGTGAAGGCA comes from Syngnathus acus chromosome 21, fSynAcu1.2, whole genome shotgun sequence and encodes:
- the col8a1a gene encoding collagen, type VIII, alpha 1a; the protein is MPLLRPPFLLTLLQLVVLPYVTDGKYYGQNQHPQAYQQQMQMQHLQHMGMGNEGYPQQQYIGKDVPYMHYPQYRKELPQMPMTKGKEKARKGGGYYGGQDKGQTIPSGAEGIPQGQPGPVGPPGPEGPIGPPGPPGNGQPGPPGLPGPPGQPGVPGMAKTGLPGQPGRPGGLGQLGPQGEMGPRGESGQSGQPGRQGPPGPPGLPGIGKPGVQGLPGQPGMKGEPGHKGLPGLPGLQGPKGDKGMGQPGQPGHKGLPGPQGPAGPRGLPGFGKPGLNGMPGPQGPPGEKGHPGLKGLTGLPGEGGPPGPPGLPGQGKPGQNGLPGQPGMQGGKGHPGPPGLPGKPGLPGFGKPGLQGPKGEKGMNGPPGLPGPNGDKGHAGLPGMTGPAGPSGQPGPPGPKGPSGGVGLPGPKGECGEGGPKGIDGIRGDAGTAGLPGTDGLPGERGSPGLRGPQGPSGAKGENGHKGLPGLPGPSGLPGPKGEGGYPGEMGPQGPKGIPGMDGVAGPIGSPGIQGPKGAFGPPGLPGVAGEGIPGHPGPIGPRGKEGPSGPQGLSGPPGPPGAPGLPGEPGMSPDLAGVLSHMGPGLDGEKAGGYGKKGKYGGNGAEMGVSGLEMPAFTAITSTPFPPVGTPVVFEKPLYNGRQNFNPETGIFTCELPGIYYFAYHINCKGANVWVALMRNNEPVMYTYDEYKKGYLDQASGSAVLPLQPGDTVHIQLPSDQAAGLYAGEYVHSSFSGFLLYPL